From Mycolicibacterium nivoides, a single genomic window includes:
- a CDS encoding glucose 1-dehydrogenase: protein MQADSDSLSDVVAVVTGGARGLGASFARHIVARGGKVVISDVLDEDGAALAAELGADARYVHLDVTDAAQWQSAVELTLAEFGTLNGLVNNAGISTGQFIEHEPLDHFRTVLEINLVGVFNGLQAVIAPMRAAGGGSIVNISSAAGLMGLALTAGYGASKWGVRGLSKIAAVELAPDRIRVNSVHPGMTYTPMTAQIGIAQGEGNYPNTPMGRVGEADEIAGAVGYLLSGASTYVTGAEIAVDGGWTAGPTVKYVMGQ from the coding sequence ATGCAAGCAGATTCGGACAGCTTGTCGGATGTCGTAGCGGTCGTCACCGGCGGCGCACGTGGCCTCGGCGCATCGTTCGCCCGGCACATCGTCGCGCGTGGCGGCAAGGTGGTGATCTCCGACGTGCTCGACGAGGACGGCGCCGCGCTGGCCGCCGAGCTCGGTGCCGACGCCCGCTACGTCCACCTCGACGTGACCGATGCGGCGCAGTGGCAATCCGCGGTCGAGCTGACCCTGGCGGAGTTCGGCACTCTGAACGGCCTGGTGAACAACGCGGGCATCTCGACCGGCCAGTTCATCGAGCACGAGCCGCTGGACCACTTCCGCACCGTGCTCGAGATCAACCTGGTCGGCGTCTTCAACGGCCTTCAGGCGGTCATCGCGCCGATGCGCGCAGCGGGTGGGGGTTCCATCGTCAACATCTCCTCGGCCGCCGGCCTGATGGGCCTGGCGCTGACCGCCGGGTACGGCGCATCCAAGTGGGGTGTGCGCGGCCTGAGCAAGATCGCCGCCGTGGAACTGGCACCCGACCGGATCCGGGTGAACTCGGTGCATCCCGGCATGACCTACACGCCGATGACCGCACAGATCGGCATCGCACAGGGTGAGGGCAACTACCCCAACACCCCGATGGGCCGTGTCGGCGAGGCCGACGAGATCGCCGGCGCAGTCGGCTACCTGCTCTCCGGCGCCTCCACCTACGTCACCGGCGCGGAGATCGCCGTCGACGGCGGCTGGACCGCCGGTCCGACCGTGAAATACGTGATGGGACAGTAA
- a CDS encoding flavin-containing monooxygenase has translation MTAQPAPSGTADKSAAVDVVVVGAGFAGLYALHRLRRQGLSVRVFEAAAGVGGVWYWNRYPGARCDVESVDYSYSFDSALEQEWNWTEKYATQPEILAYLNHVADRFDLRRDISFETRVTDMVLDEKTLRWEVRTDRGDVVSARFCILAVGPLSNANIPAIEGLDSFAGEVYHTAHWPHEGVDFTGKRVGVIGTGSSGIQAIPHIAKEAAQLYVFQRTPNYSVPAGNIPLDDETRAAQKAGYAERRRLSMLSGGGSPHQPHPESALDVSAEELRQTYERRWELGGVLFSKAFPDQLVTIEANDTARLFWEQKVRAVIDDPAVADVLIPKDHPIGAKRICTDDNYFQTFNRDNVSLVNLRATPIERIDASGLDTTEAHYDLDALVLATGFDAMTGSVQKLNVVGRGGRTLNEAWAEGPATYLGLGVPGFPNLFNIAGPGAPSVLANMVLHSELHLNWVADAIAFLDARSAPAIEAREDAAAEWVAECTRRAAETLMPQANSWYLGANIPGKPRVFMPFVGGFGVYGEIIADVAAAGYKGFDIHQDLTA, from the coding sequence GTGACAGCCCAGCCAGCTCCGTCAGGTACCGCCGACAAATCCGCCGCGGTGGATGTGGTCGTGGTGGGAGCCGGTTTCGCTGGGCTGTACGCACTGCATCGCCTTCGCAGGCAAGGCCTTTCGGTGCGGGTGTTCGAGGCCGCCGCCGGGGTGGGCGGAGTCTGGTACTGGAACCGCTATCCGGGCGCGCGCTGCGACGTGGAGAGCGTCGACTATTCCTACTCGTTCGACTCCGCCCTTGAGCAGGAGTGGAACTGGACCGAGAAGTACGCCACCCAGCCGGAGATCCTGGCCTACCTCAACCACGTGGCCGACCGGTTCGACCTGCGGCGCGACATCTCCTTCGAAACCCGCGTGACCGACATGGTGCTCGATGAGAAGACGCTGCGCTGGGAGGTCCGCACCGACCGCGGTGACGTCGTGTCCGCGCGGTTCTGCATCCTGGCGGTCGGGCCGTTGTCGAACGCGAACATCCCGGCGATCGAGGGCCTCGATTCGTTCGCGGGCGAGGTCTACCACACCGCGCACTGGCCGCACGAAGGCGTTGATTTCACCGGCAAGCGGGTCGGCGTGATCGGCACAGGATCCTCGGGCATCCAGGCGATCCCGCACATCGCGAAGGAAGCCGCACAGCTCTACGTCTTCCAGCGCACCCCGAACTACAGCGTGCCGGCCGGCAACATTCCGCTCGACGATGAAACGCGCGCCGCCCAGAAAGCCGGGTATGCCGAGCGGCGCAGGCTCTCGATGCTCAGCGGGGGCGGCTCACCGCATCAGCCTCACCCCGAGTCCGCCCTGGACGTCTCCGCCGAGGAACTGCGGCAGACCTACGAGCGGCGCTGGGAACTGGGCGGTGTGCTGTTCTCCAAGGCCTTCCCGGACCAGCTGGTCACCATCGAGGCCAACGACACCGCACGGCTGTTCTGGGAGCAGAAGGTGCGGGCCGTGATCGACGATCCCGCGGTCGCCGACGTGTTGATCCCGAAGGATCATCCGATCGGCGCCAAGCGAATCTGCACCGACGACAACTACTTCCAGACCTTCAACCGGGATAACGTCTCGTTGGTGAATCTGCGGGCCACTCCGATCGAGCGGATCGACGCATCCGGCCTCGACACCACCGAGGCGCACTACGATCTCGACGCTCTCGTGCTGGCGACCGGGTTCGACGCGATGACCGGATCGGTCCAGAAGCTCAACGTGGTGGGCCGGGGTGGCAGGACGCTGAACGAGGCGTGGGCGGAAGGGCCCGCGACCTACCTCGGTCTCGGTGTCCCGGGCTTCCCGAACCTTTTCAACATCGCCGGTCCCGGCGCCCCCTCGGTGCTGGCCAACATGGTGCTGCACTCGGAGTTACACCTGAACTGGGTCGCCGATGCGATCGCCTTCCTCGACGCCCGGAGCGCTCCGGCGATCGAGGCGCGTGAGGACGCCGCAGCCGAGTGGGTGGCCGAATGTACCCGGCGTGCCGCCGAAACGCTTATGCCGCAGGCCAATTCGTGGTACCTCGGGGCGAACATCCCGGGTAAGCCGCGGGTGTTCATGCCGTTCGTCGGCGGCTTCGGCGTGTACGGCGAGATCATCGCCGATGTCGCGGCGGCGGGCTACAAGGGCTTCGACATCCACCAGGATCTGACCGCATAG
- a CDS encoding alpha/beta hydrolase — MTVDPEIAELLPVLNTGFPAVETMSGAEARAAVRSRYRAPDRPQPIDAVEQRTIPGPGSDVPVRIYWPETSSGAPAPVVLFAHGGGFVFCDLDTHDDLCRDLCNGIGAVVVSVDYRLAPEARWPAAADDVYAALCWVARTAGELGADASQIVVAGDSAGGNLAAVTAILARDRGGPDIACQALLYPVIAADLDTESYRRFEAGYYNTRAAMAWYWDQYVPDAGDRSHPHASPLRADLSGLPAAVVITAGFDPLHSEGEDYAEALAAQGVPVVHRSYPGAIHGFMTMPALTLAGTARRQVCADIRAVLGGDG, encoded by the coding sequence ATGACAGTCGATCCGGAGATCGCAGAACTGCTGCCCGTACTGAATACCGGTTTCCCTGCCGTCGAGACGATGAGCGGCGCCGAGGCCAGGGCCGCCGTGCGGTCCCGGTATCGGGCACCGGACCGTCCGCAGCCGATCGATGCGGTCGAGCAGCGGACGATACCGGGTCCCGGGAGCGATGTTCCCGTCCGGATCTACTGGCCGGAAACGTCTTCCGGTGCCCCGGCACCCGTGGTGCTGTTCGCGCACGGCGGTGGATTCGTGTTCTGCGACCTCGACACCCACGACGACCTGTGCCGGGACCTGTGCAACGGCATCGGTGCGGTGGTGGTGTCCGTCGACTACCGGCTGGCACCCGAAGCGCGTTGGCCTGCCGCGGCCGACGACGTGTACGCCGCGTTGTGCTGGGTTGCTCGTACGGCCGGTGAACTCGGCGCCGACGCGTCTCAGATCGTTGTCGCGGGCGACAGCGCAGGCGGAAATCTCGCCGCCGTCACCGCGATCCTCGCCCGCGATCGCGGCGGTCCGGACATCGCGTGCCAGGCACTGCTGTATCCGGTGATCGCCGCGGATCTCGACACCGAGTCCTACCGCCGGTTCGAGGCGGGCTACTACAACACCCGCGCCGCCATGGCGTGGTACTGGGACCAGTACGTTCCGGACGCGGGCGACCGCAGCCACCCCCATGCGTCGCCGCTGCGGGCGGATCTGTCGGGGCTGCCGGCCGCAGTGGTGATCACCGCGGGTTTCGACCCGCTGCACTCCGAAGGCGAAGACTATGCCGAAGCGCTGGCGGCCCAGGGGGTTCCGGTGGTGCACCGGAGTTACCCCGGCGCCATCCACGGGTTCATGACCATGCCGGCGCTGACCCTGGCCGGTACCGCCAGGCGGCAGGTGTGCGCCGACATCCGGGCGGTGCTGGGCGGTGACGGCTGA
- a CDS encoding histidine phosphatase family protein, translated as MDRHSKFDNGAVPAVRRRSRTTWRALGIVLTAFGFFVMSVLPAWAAENMRVTFVRHGQSAGNTSGNIDTSTPGPSLTPLGREQAQAVADKLGDNNYDAIYASQMIRTQQTAEPMSAYLGLPIQVLPGLQEIEAGDYEGTPESGALGGYLQSPIAWAFAGQLGARIPGSIDGNEFDARVDGALKTMYDKGDRNAVVFSHGGTIMFWTMMNAKNLTLAEKGMLLSQHALGNTDYVVIEGNPEDGWTLVDWNGQRFSPEPTFGHEVGVQMRTLTRQLEAAMKQVTDSFATGDVIKVATAINRSVADASFSVAKFNRAINAEVIKRVGKTIDQARNPDSDPVPDLTDKVSETVKNIVPDTGSATDLLKPLDAVVPDPKDTPESAGSGRDNVTQKVTSSVRGNGASDLTAGNMVRPGKAFTDAKRAGEQVRTALSDTADQLRSTVKSSLGGITGAAKKVSETAGAPSASRDTAGSEKASADSDS; from the coding sequence ATGGACCGACATAGCAAGTTCGACAACGGCGCCGTACCCGCTGTGCGTCGTCGTTCGAGAACGACATGGAGAGCCCTCGGCATCGTGCTGACCGCCTTCGGCTTCTTCGTGATGTCCGTGCTGCCCGCATGGGCCGCCGAGAACATGCGGGTCACCTTCGTGCGCCACGGTCAGTCCGCGGGCAACACGTCGGGGAACATCGACACCTCGACGCCGGGTCCGTCGCTCACCCCGCTGGGGCGAGAGCAGGCCCAGGCGGTGGCCGACAAGCTGGGGGACAACAACTATGACGCCATCTATGCGTCGCAGATGATCCGTACCCAGCAGACCGCAGAACCGATGTCGGCCTATCTGGGTTTGCCGATCCAGGTGCTGCCCGGCCTGCAGGAGATCGAGGCGGGTGACTACGAGGGCACACCCGAGAGCGGTGCACTGGGTGGTTATCTCCAGTCTCCGATCGCCTGGGCGTTCGCCGGTCAGCTCGGCGCACGCATCCCGGGGTCGATCGACGGCAACGAGTTCGACGCGCGTGTCGACGGCGCGTTGAAGACCATGTACGACAAGGGCGACCGCAACGCGGTCGTGTTCTCGCACGGCGGCACCATCATGTTCTGGACCATGATGAACGCCAAGAACCTGACCCTGGCGGAGAAGGGCATGCTGCTGAGCCAGCACGCACTGGGCAACACCGACTACGTCGTCATCGAGGGAAACCCCGAGGACGGCTGGACATTGGTGGACTGGAACGGCCAGCGGTTCAGCCCCGAGCCGACCTTCGGGCACGAGGTCGGGGTGCAGATGCGGACACTGACCCGCCAGCTCGAGGCCGCCATGAAGCAGGTGACGGATTCATTCGCCACCGGTGACGTGATCAAGGTTGCGACGGCGATCAACCGCAGCGTGGCCGATGCCTCCTTCTCGGTGGCCAAGTTCAACCGTGCGATCAATGCCGAGGTCATCAAGCGGGTCGGCAAGACCATCGATCAGGCGCGCAATCCGGATTCCGATCCGGTGCCGGATCTCACCGACAAGGTGTCCGAAACGGTCAAGAACATCGTCCCGGACACGGGTTCGGCCACGGACCTGCTGAAGCCACTGGACGCTGTGGTGCCAGATCCGAAGGACACGCCGGAATCGGCCGGTTCCGGCCGCGACAACGTGACCCAGAAGGTCACCTCCTCGGTGCGGGGCAACGGTGCGAGCGACCTGACCGCCGGCAACATGGTCAGGCCCGGCAAGGCTTTCACCGATGCCAAGCGTGCCGGCGAACAGGTTCGTACCGCGCTGTCCGACACCGCCGATCAGCTCAGGTCGACGGTGAAGTCCTCCCTTGGCGGCATCACCGGTGCCGCCAAGAAGGTGTCCGAGACTGCGGGCGCGCCAAGCGCTTCGCGTGACACCGCCGGTTCCGAGAAGGCCTCCGCCGATTCGGACAGCTGA
- a CDS encoding RNA polymerase sigma factor, producing the protein MAATKASPATDEPVKRTATKTPAKKAPAKRAAKSTAAKAEGGTATKRAPAKKATKAAAGKPEDVNDDLETTDDLEAEPGDVLDVDDADLELDEELDTDDEVEDSADDEDEDDAEEGESKDAKAAAPAKAAKADEEHPEPSEKDKASGDFVWDEEESEALRQARKDAELTASADSVRAYLKQIGKVALLNAEEEVELAKRIEAGLFATQKMAEFAEKGEKLTTQVRRDYQWICRDGDRAKNHLLEANLRLVVSLAKRYTGRGMAFLDLIQEGNLGLIRAVEKFDYTKGYKFSTYATWWIRQAITRAMADQARTIRIPVHMVEVINKLGRIQRELLQDLGREPTPEELAKEMDITPEKVLEIQQYAREPISLDQTIGDEGDSQLGDFIEDSEAVVAVDAVSFTLLQDQLQSVLETLSEREAGVVRLRFGLTDGQPRTLDEIGQVYGVTRERIRQIESKTMSKLRHPSRSQVLRDYLD; encoded by the coding sequence GTGGCAGCGACAAAGGCAAGCCCGGCGACCGACGAGCCGGTGAAGCGCACCGCTACCAAGACTCCCGCCAAGAAGGCCCCGGCCAAGCGGGCAGCCAAGAGCACCGCGGCCAAGGCCGAGGGCGGTACCGCCACCAAGCGCGCCCCCGCCAAGAAGGCCACGAAGGCCGCGGCGGGCAAGCCCGAAGACGTCAACGACGATCTGGAGACCACCGACGATCTCGAAGCCGAGCCCGGCGACGTGCTCGACGTCGACGACGCCGACCTCGAGCTCGACGAGGAACTCGACACCGACGACGAGGTCGAAGATTCCGCCGACGACGAGGACGAGGACGACGCCGAGGAAGGCGAGAGCAAGGACGCCAAGGCCGCCGCGCCGGCCAAAGCGGCCAAGGCCGACGAGGAACACCCCGAGCCGTCCGAGAAGGACAAGGCCTCCGGCGACTTCGTGTGGGACGAGGAAGAGTCCGAGGCGCTGCGGCAGGCACGCAAAGACGCCGAGCTGACGGCTTCGGCCGACTCGGTCCGCGCCTACCTCAAGCAGATCGGCAAGGTCGCCCTGCTCAACGCCGAGGAAGAGGTCGAGCTCGCCAAGCGCATCGAGGCCGGGCTGTTCGCCACCCAGAAGATGGCCGAGTTCGCCGAGAAGGGCGAGAAGCTCACCACCCAGGTGCGACGCGACTACCAGTGGATCTGCCGCGACGGCGATCGCGCGAAAAACCATCTGCTGGAAGCCAACCTGCGTCTGGTGGTGTCGCTGGCCAAGCGCTACACCGGCCGCGGCATGGCGTTCCTCGACCTGATCCAGGAAGGCAACCTGGGCCTGATCCGCGCGGTCGAGAAGTTCGACTACACCAAGGGCTACAAGTTCTCGACGTACGCCACCTGGTGGATCCGCCAGGCCATCACCCGCGCCATGGCCGACCAGGCCCGCACCATCCGTATCCCGGTGCACATGGTCGAGGTGATCAACAAGCTCGGCCGCATCCAGCGTGAGCTGCTGCAGGACCTGGGTCGCGAACCCACGCCCGAAGAGCTGGCCAAGGAAATGGACATCACGCCGGAGAAGGTGCTGGAGATCCAGCAGTACGCGCGTGAGCCCATCTCGCTGGACCAGACCATCGGCGACGAGGGCGACAGCCAGCTCGGTGACTTCATCGAGGATTCCGAGGCCGTGGTGGCCGTCGACGCGGTGTCCTTCACCCTGCTGCAGGATCAGCTGCAGTCGGTGCTGGAGACGCTCTCCGAGCGCGAGGCCGGCGTGGTGCGGCTGCGGTTCGGCCTGACCGACGGTCAGCCCCGCACGCTCGACGAGATCGGTCAGGTCTACGGCGTCACCCGTGAGCGCATCCGCCAGATCGAGTCCAAGACCATGAGCAAGCTGCGGCACCCCAGCCGCTCGCAGGTTCTGCGCGACTACCTCGACTAG
- the ppgK gene encoding polyphosphate--glucose phosphotransferase, producing the protein MTAPDASAADPVSPADAQHRGFGVDVGGSGIKGGIVDLDTGQLIGERFKLDTPQPSTPDSVAKTVAAVVAEFGWTGSVGVTYPGVVTDGIVRTAANVDKGWIGVNAAEVISAALGGQPVRVLNDADAAGLAEERYGAGKDNSGVVVLLTFGTGIGSAVIHNGVLLPNTEFGHLQVEGKEAEHRAASSVKERKEWSYARWSEEVNKVLVTIENAIWPDLFIAGGGISRKSDKWLPLLKIRTPIVPAALLNTAGIVGAAMASQDPGPTGTQPTAG; encoded by the coding sequence ATGACCGCACCCGACGCATCCGCGGCAGATCCGGTTTCCCCCGCCGACGCGCAACACCGCGGATTCGGCGTCGACGTCGGCGGCAGCGGGATCAAGGGCGGCATCGTCGACCTGGACACCGGGCAGCTCATCGGCGAGCGGTTCAAGCTCGACACGCCGCAGCCGTCGACGCCCGACTCGGTGGCCAAAACGGTGGCTGCGGTGGTGGCCGAGTTCGGCTGGACCGGCAGCGTGGGCGTCACCTACCCGGGCGTCGTCACCGACGGCATCGTGCGCACCGCCGCCAATGTCGACAAGGGCTGGATCGGGGTGAACGCCGCCGAGGTGATCAGCGCCGCGCTCGGCGGGCAGCCGGTGCGCGTGCTCAACGACGCCGACGCGGCAGGCCTTGCCGAGGAGCGTTACGGGGCGGGCAAGGACAACAGCGGCGTCGTGGTCCTGCTGACCTTCGGCACGGGCATCGGCTCCGCGGTGATCCACAACGGTGTGCTGTTGCCCAACACCGAATTTGGCCACCTGCAGGTGGAAGGCAAGGAAGCCGAACACCGCGCCGCGTCCTCGGTCAAGGAACGCAAGGAGTGGAGTTACGCGCGGTGGAGCGAAGAGGTGAACAAGGTTCTGGTGACGATCGAGAACGCGATCTGGCCGGACCTGTTCATCGCGGGTGGCGGCATCAGCCGTAAGTCCGACAAGTGGCTTCCCCTGCTGAAGATCCGCACCCCGATCGTCCCGGCGGCGTTGCTCAACACGGCAGGCATCGTGGGTGCGGCCATGGCCAGTCAGGATCCGGGGCCCACCGGCACGCAACCTACCGCCGGGTAA